Within Gemmatimonadota bacterium, the genomic segment CGACAAGTCGGGACCTACGATTTCTTTCGCCATTCGCTCGACGTCGTCGAGGCCGTCCCCGGTTCCGCCGTGGCGGTGGTCGGCTTGCGCTCGATTTGGGGTTTGGTCAAACATTTGGGGTTTGCTCCGTCCCTCAACGCGTGTGCCCGGGACGGCGCCGTAATCGAGAGCGACCTCGCGACCATTCCGTTTTCCCCGGCCCACGGCGGGGTGCTGTGCCGGGCCTGCGCCGTGGCCGTCGAGTCGAGTCAGTTGGCCCGTCGTGACGTCGCCGATCTCGACGTGCTGATTCACGGCTATGATGACCTGCCGGTGCTCGACGACCGCTACTTGGCGGCTCATCGCCGGCTCCTCGAGCGCTACCTCCGGTATCACGTCGCCGAGGGACATCAATTACCGGCCCTGGCCTTCTGGGCCGAGGCGGGTTGGAAGACGGGCCCATGATTATTGGGACCGCCGGCCACATCGATCATGGCAAGTCGGCCTTGGTCACCGCGCTGACTGGGCGGCCCGTCGACCGGCTCGCCGAGGAGCAACGGCGGGGGATTACGATCGATCTGAACTTCGCCCCCCTCGACCTACCGGGCTTGCCGCCGGCTGGATTGGTCGATGTGCCCGGGCACGAGGATCTGATCCGTACCATGGTGGCCGGGGCCACCGGGATCGACCTGGTCCTGCTGGTGATCGATCTGGCCGAAGGACCCCGGCCCCAAACCGAGGAGCATTTGGCGATCCTGGAACAGCTCCGGGTTCCCGCCGGGATTCCGGTGTTCACCAAGGCTGACTTGGTGGAGGCCGATTGGGCCGAGCTGGTGGTGGCGGATGTGATGGCCAAACTGGTAGGGTCCGTGGTCCGGTTCGAACCGCCGGCGATCGTCTCGGCGCTGACCGGCCAAGGGATCGACGACCTGCGGAACCGGCTGGCCGAACGGATCCGAACCGCCACCGCCGGCCGCGCCGACGATCTGTTCCGGATGCCGATCGACCGGGCGTTCAGCGTCGCGGGAATCGGCACGGTGGTCACGGGGACGACCTGGTCGGGACGAGTAGCCGTCGGCGAGTCGCTTCGGATTCTCCCCGGCGGCCAGGTGGGCCGGCTTCGCTCGATCGAATCGTACGGACAGGAGCGCGAGCAGAGTGAACCGTCGACCCGAACGGCGTTAGGTCTTGTGGGTGTCGACCGGGCCGAGGTCAGTCGGGGCCAGGTGGCCGTGAGCGCTGCCGTCGACTGGGTCCCGACGTCCCTGCTTGACGTCGCGCTCGACATCCTTCCCGGAGCGCCGGCCCCGATTCGATCCCGCTCCCGGGTTCGGGTCCACCTCGGGACGGCCGAGGTGCTCGCCCGGGTCGCACCCCGAGTCCCGATCCTGCCCGGGGGCTCGGGACTCGCGCGCCTGGTGCTGGAGCGCCCGCTGCTGGCCCGAGGTGGTGATCGATTCGTGGTCCGGAGCTACAGCCCGCTGGTGACGATCGGTGGGGGGTGGGTCGTCGACCCCACCCCGGAGCGGCGGAGTTCGTGGCCTCCGTCCCTGGGCGACGCTGACCCGCGGATTCGACTCGAGGCGCTGGTGTCCCGCCGCCGTTTCGGGCTCTTGGAAAAGGAGATCCCCTTCGGGCTCGGCACCCCGCCAGGGGAGGCAGCGCGGGTTGCCAAACGGGCCCGCGTCACCCGATTGGCCGGACGGCTGCTGGCTCCCGACACGGCCGCGGCGATCGAGCGGGCAGCCCTGGCCGTGCTCACGGAGTACCATCGGGTCCAGCCCGATCAGCCGGGTCTCTCGACCGAGACCCTGCGCCGGAGCCTCCAGGTCCCTCTGCCGCTAGCGACGGCTCTGGTGGACGATCTCCGGCAGCGAGCGCTGCTGGTGGAGCGGGATGGATTGGCCGCGCTGCCGGGCTTCCAGGCCTCCCAGGTGGCCGAAGCGGCCGTGCAGCAACTCATCGAATTGCTGGATCGAGCCGGGCTCGAGGCCCCGGACATCGCTGAAGTGGCCCGGGTCATGGAACTCCCCCATTTGTCGGGGCTGCTCAAGCGGGCCGTCGAGGCCGGAGCGATTGCGGCCGTTGAACGGGACCGGTATTTCAGTACCCAGGCCTTGTCGGCGTTTCGGGATGTCCTGAAGGCGGGGGACCCCGGCGGTGAGATCACACCGGCATGGATCCGCCAACAGCTCGGGGGTCTTTCTCGAAAATTCATGATCCCCTTACTGGAGTGGAGTGATCGTCAAGGGTACACGTACCGGGACGCGACCGGACGCCGGTTTCGCCGGTGACGCCGGGCCTGCCATCAGCGCCTAGGCTGTGCCGATCTCGCGGAGTGGCGGGCCAGGGCGCTGCCGACTCGGCAGAGCGGCCGGGTATCCGACTGGCCCTCTCAGCCCGGGAGATCGTTAGGACCGCCACCAAGAGGATGCGATGATTCGTCCAGACCGGCTGACCATCAAAGGCCAAGAGGCCTTTCGCGACGCGATGACCGCCGCCCGCGAGCGCGGCAATCCGGTCGTCAATGATGCCCACCTCTTCGCCGCCTTGCTCGGCCAGGACGAGGGGGTGGTTCAGCCGCTGCTCCAAAAAGCGGGCCTCAATCGGACGGCGTTAGGCGAGGCCATCGCGCGGGAACTGGCCAAGTTTCCGACCCAGTCCGGCGGCGGCGAACCGACCCTGAGCCGCGAGCTGCATGCGGTATTCGACCGGGCGGAGAAGGATGCCAAGACCCTGGGTGACGCCTACATCTCGACCGAGCACCTGCTCTTGGCATTGGTCGACGAGAAGGGCACGGCGGCCCGCGGGCTGATTACCGGTCTTGGCGTCAACGCCGACGACCTCCGGGCCGCGCTGGAAGGCGTTCGCGGGAGCCACCGGGTGACGGACCAGTCGCCGGAGGACAAGTATCAGGCCCTCGAGCGATTCACCAGGAACCTCACCGCCCAGGCCCGGGCCGGCAAACTCGACCCGGTCATCGGGCGGGACGAGGAGGTTCGCCGGGTCATGCAGGTGTTGTCTCGGCGGACCAAGAACAACCCGGTCCTGATCGGCGAACCCGGCGTCGGCAAGACCGCCATCGTGGAGGGGCTCGCCCAACGGATTGTGTCGGGCGACGTCCCGGAGAGCCTCAAGTCCAAAGAGATCATCGCCCTCGACATCGGCCAGCTCCTCGCGGGGGCCAAGTACCGCGGGGAGTTCGAGGAGCGGCTGAAATCGGTGGTCAAGGAACTGACGGCCGCGGAAGGTCATTTCATCGTGTTCATCGATGAACTCCACACGATCGTCGGCGCCGGCGCGGCCGAAGGGGCCGTCGACGCCAGCAATATGCTGAAGCCGGCGCTCGCCCGGGGCGAGTTGCATGTCGTCGGGGCGACGACGCTCGACGAGTATCGGAAACACATCGAGAAAGACGCCGCGCTCGAGCGTCGCTTCCAGCCGGTCCTGGTCATTGCCCCGAGCGTCGGGGATACCATCGCGATCCTTCGAGGGTTGAAGGAAAAATACGAGGTCCACCACGGGGTCAGGATCACCGACAACGCGCTCGTGGCAGCGGCCACGTTGAGCGACCGGTATATCGGCGACCGGTTCCTTCCCGACAAGGCCATCGATTTGGTCGACGAGGCCGCGTCCAAGCTTCGGATCGAGATCGACTCCATGCCCCTCGAGATCGACGAGGTCGAGCGGAAGATTCTCCAGCTCGAAATCCAGCGGCAGGCGCTCCTCAAGGAGAAAGGCAAAGCCGGCATCGAGCGGAGGGAAGGGGTCGAGCGCGAGATCGCCGAGCTGAAGGAAAAATCGGGTGGCATGAAGGCCCAATGGCAGGCGGAAAAGGCGGTCATTCACTTGCTTCAGACCAAGAAGGCCGAAGTGGAACAGCTCCGGGGCGAGGTGGACATCGTGAGCCGCCGCGGGGATCTGCAGCGCGCGGCAGAACTTCGCTACGGCAAGATCCCCCAACTCGAAGCGTCGATCGGGGAGGAGGAAAAGCGCCTCGAGCTGATTCAGCGCGATGCCAAGTATCTCAAGGAGGAGGTCGGGTCGGAAGACATCGCCGGGATCGTCGCGAAGTGGACCGGGATTCCCGTCACCAAGATGCTGGAATCGGATCGGGAACGTCTAATCCGGCTCGAGGCGGAGTTGGCCCACCGGGTCGTGGGTCAAGAGGAAGCCGTCGCGGCGGTAGCCAACGCCGTCCGGCGGAGTCGGGCCGGGCTCCAGGACCACCACCGACCGACTGGTTCGTTCATCTTCTTAGGCCCGACCGGTGTCGGTAAAACCGAAACCGCCAGAGCCCTCGCTCAGTTTCTCTTCGATGACGAGCGGGCGATCGTCCGTCTCGACATGTCCGAATACATGGAGAAGCACTCAGTGGCCCGGATGATCGGGGCCCCCCCTGGGTACGTTGGCTATGAGGAGGGTGGCCAAATCACGGAAGCGGTGCGGCGCCGGCCGTACAGCGTGATCTTGTTCGACGAAATCGAAAAGGCCCATCCGGACGTATTCAACGTCCTGCTCCAGTTGCTCGATGACGGCCGCTTGACCGACAGCCAGGGACGGCTGGTCGACTTCCGGAATACCGTCGTCATCATGACTTCCAACATCGGCAGCGGTCTGATCGTCGATGCGGCCGCGGAGGTCGGCGGCAGCGAGTGGGCCGGTGTTGAGGAACGGGTTCGGGGGGAATTGCGGCAACACTTCCGGCCGGAGTTCCTGAACCGGGTCGATGACATCGTGGTCTTCCACCCGCTCGGCCGCGATCACATCGCCCGGATCGTCGATCTCCAACTCGTCCACCTCGAGGCCATGGTTCAGGCGAAGGGGTTGGCGTTCCAAGTCGACTCGGCGGCCCGCGAGTTCCTGGCCAACCGGGGCTACGACCCGGTGTTCGGTGCCCGGCCGCTCAAGCGGGTGATTCAACGGTTGCTCCAAAATCCGATTGCCCAAGCCATCTTGGCCGGCAGTTTCGAACCGGGCGATACGGTGGCGGTGACCAGGGACGGAGACCAACTCCGGATCGTGAAGGCCAGTGCCTGACGCCCCCGTTCGGGTCGATCACGCGTTGCCGATGCAGTGGGCGCTCGCCCACGCGGAGCGGGCGGCCGCGGCCGGTGAAGTGCCCGTCGGGGCGGTGATCGTCTCGGGAGGGGTGATCGTCGGGGAGGCACACAACGAGACGATCGGCCGGCGCGATCCGACCGCCCATGCCGAAGTCCTGGCGATCGGACAGGCCTTTCGCCACCTCGCCTCGGACCGGCTCACCGACGCGACGCTTTATGTAACCCTCGAGCCCTGCGCCCAATGTGCCGGAGCCATCGTGCTCGCGAAACTCGGTCGGGTGGTGTTTGGGGCGTATGACGACAAGGCCGGCATGGCGGGCTCCGTGGGTGACATCCTCCGCCACCCGAAACTCAACCATCGGCCCGAGGTCATTGGGGGGATCATGGCCGACCAATCCGCCGGGCTGTTGCGGCGCTTCTTCCAAGCCAGGCGGTAGGTCGCCAGATTTCGGGGATCTCAGACCCCGGGCCCCTCATGCGTTTCTGCCTCTCATTCGCCGCGTTCTTCCTGTGGTTCGGCACCACCCACGCGCAACGTCCCCGGGCCGGGAGCGATGCGCTGCTGGCCTCGCTTGACGCCAAGGCTCCAGGCTACGCGGGCATCGCGAACCAGATCTGGGGATTGGCCGAAGTCGGCTATCAAGAGACCAAGAGCAGCGCGCTCCTCCAAGAGCAGCTCAAGTC encodes:
- the recO gene encoding DNA repair protein RecO, which produces MAPIETLATILSTIPYGETSKVARLATRELGVVSVIAKGARRPRSKFGAALQVLSDGTATILLARHSDLHTLTGFDVVRLHSDLAANIERYAVASVLGELMLRFSAHERQVGTYDFFRHSLDVVEAVPGSAVAVVGLRSIWGLVKHLGFAPSLNACARDGAVIESDLATIPFSPAHGGVLCRACAVAVESSQLARRDVADLDVLIHGYDDLPVLDDRYLAAHRRLLERYLRYHVAEGHQLPALAFWAEAGWKTGP
- the selB gene encoding selenocysteine-specific translation elongation factor, translating into MIIGTAGHIDHGKSALVTALTGRPVDRLAEEQRRGITIDLNFAPLDLPGLPPAGLVDVPGHEDLIRTMVAGATGIDLVLLVIDLAEGPRPQTEEHLAILEQLRVPAGIPVFTKADLVEADWAELVVADVMAKLVGSVVRFEPPAIVSALTGQGIDDLRNRLAERIRTATAGRADDLFRMPIDRAFSVAGIGTVVTGTTWSGRVAVGESLRILPGGQVGRLRSIESYGQEREQSEPSTRTALGLVGVDRAEVSRGQVAVSAAVDWVPTSLLDVALDILPGAPAPIRSRSRVRVHLGTAEVLARVAPRVPILPGGSGLARLVLERPLLARGGDRFVVRSYSPLVTIGGGWVVDPTPERRSSWPPSLGDADPRIRLEALVSRRRFGLLEKEIPFGLGTPPGEAARVAKRARVTRLAGRLLAPDTAAAIERAALAVLTEYHRVQPDQPGLSTETLRRSLQVPLPLATALVDDLRQRALLVERDGLAALPGFQASQVAEAAVQQLIELLDRAGLEAPDIAEVARVMELPHLSGLLKRAVEAGAIAAVERDRYFSTQALSAFRDVLKAGDPGGEITPAWIRQQLGGLSRKFMIPLLEWSDRQGYTYRDATGRRFRR
- the clpB gene encoding ATP-dependent chaperone ClpB codes for the protein MRPDRLTIKGQEAFRDAMTAARERGNPVVNDAHLFAALLGQDEGVVQPLLQKAGLNRTALGEAIARELAKFPTQSGGGEPTLSRELHAVFDRAEKDAKTLGDAYISTEHLLLALVDEKGTAARGLITGLGVNADDLRAALEGVRGSHRVTDQSPEDKYQALERFTRNLTAQARAGKLDPVIGRDEEVRRVMQVLSRRTKNNPVLIGEPGVGKTAIVEGLAQRIVSGDVPESLKSKEIIALDIGQLLAGAKYRGEFEERLKSVVKELTAAEGHFIVFIDELHTIVGAGAAEGAVDASNMLKPALARGELHVVGATTLDEYRKHIEKDAALERRFQPVLVIAPSVGDTIAILRGLKEKYEVHHGVRITDNALVAAATLSDRYIGDRFLPDKAIDLVDEAASKLRIEIDSMPLEIDEVERKILQLEIQRQALLKEKGKAGIERREGVEREIAELKEKSGGMKAQWQAEKAVIHLLQTKKAEVEQLRGEVDIVSRRGDLQRAAELRYGKIPQLEASIGEEEKRLELIQRDAKYLKEEVGSEDIAGIVAKWTGIPVTKMLESDRERLIRLEAELAHRVVGQEEAVAAVANAVRRSRAGLQDHHRPTGSFIFLGPTGVGKTETARALAQFLFDDERAIVRLDMSEYMEKHSVARMIGAPPGYVGYEEGGQITEAVRRRPYSVILFDEIEKAHPDVFNVLLQLLDDGRLTDSQGRLVDFRNTVVIMTSNIGSGLIVDAAAEVGGSEWAGVEERVRGELRQHFRPEFLNRVDDIVVFHPLGRDHIARIVDLQLVHLEAMVQAKGLAFQVDSAAREFLANRGYDPVFGARPLKRVIQRLLQNPIAQAILAGSFEPGDTVAVTRDGDQLRIVKASA
- a CDS encoding nucleoside deaminase, with the translated sequence MQWALAHAERAAAAGEVPVGAVIVSGGVIVGEAHNETIGRRDPTAHAEVLAIGQAFRHLASDRLTDATLYVTLEPCAQCAGAIVLAKLGRVVFGAYDDKAGMAGSVGDILRHPKLNHRPEVIGGIMADQSAGLLRRFFQARR